A genomic segment from Acyrthosiphon pisum isolate AL4f chromosome A3, pea_aphid_22Mar2018_4r6ur, whole genome shotgun sequence encodes:
- the LOC100165632 gene encoding regulating synaptic membrane exocytosis protein 2 isoform X10: MTALPAHGTTHIAPSLCRVVALLSAVCWCWVLRMAAEMPDLSHLTPEEREIIESVVHRQKQEEQKEQEIMRRKQEEVILLEEKIRQRSEQQKKAGVELDATCHICLKTKFADGVGHLCNYCGIRCCARCGGKVTLRSSKVIWVCILCRKKQELLSKSGEWINHGMAAAGGDPSRRSEVSSPCMMSDKRPKLERAHSAVEKENVPLLQRSNSLLRRQYSQQEPSSRKEQEHGLTDEYYRTGHDDYYRGGQLEGVSHRTGTGNQSSRSSHHQPPLHQFGPAAVDCKQSMMGGRGGPGPVPVRKHKRPGNTMPPERLHQQHQQHQQHQHQHQRISFSSSEEEELRSTSECTSCDEHESEKGDEVLEWNGCLLQGKTQKEVSDIISESKHLPQIELKVSRSILPRRASYGTPTKAKTSSMGLYDLRKDKPYVMVTSPGSPEHLASNPARVLRASKSVSGPNSLHVGGKIQVKLGFDPQSLKLVVTIMAASNLLPRSDGSPRSAYAKVCLLPDTSEKSKRRTKTIMNSTDPKWNQNFSFTTMRRSDLKFKVLQISLWDYDNNPTNQFLGEVLIELGLKKLENLAEWYPLTAHQEITGEGGITIGDYDMEYSGEHLSPPSTLSRQSDSDASDVDDCCSGRRVGADGASISSLGSSISPPPDYDHLDRRKSRRDMSPLQKSYVYGTTIEKKYGYEVSLKQQSVPIRSTTSVSHRSRSAAPTDSPSQHSRSRSKSPTMLSDRRSLSPPDYRYPGGIQSYRQGPSRFLARSATATPTSTPKKRQLPQIPGAMPSSLDERIPYYFDDQTSSFRRRTRQVQPRRVQSRTGGLGRLHHYGGLSDSDIPMQQLRSLTPPHVRGSMMSRGETGDTCDIDDSDSVISSALSTQSEQPRSTRFCCCNATDYRYPSTSHSPSCSFSKSSSKRDSIHLYRYNSFPADYFLLHPIDNRPVLTENSPTENPKPLKKTRFNLNHLDNHDPLYDSDSGLDMLGFQSPTERQRSRRKRNLTLDLGESVLDVVGSYSGAAVAFSYALTDPLNAIVHGSDYGASHSRSGSQQSPVMAPTTDSKRAQFSRSLSNADVQTDNITDSGSSGKRRGDSSSLTESAGKSSASGTNSSTSGMGKKSASASQLSATGRKRRLGFGSKGKSSFTVHRSEEVLPGASRPLVKQPSSVSSDGEASQDGERLIIAGQSTEGEVTTFIGKLGPGQKVSRQILGTPYRGDVKIGFNFFVNFMEVTVFEAKDLINVKETKTKLPDTYVKVYLVKGKKCVEKHRTKTIKESLQPKYMEMLKFKSSPAGCLIQVSVWGDYGREKGRKVFMGVAVIYMDSITTSPGSSLTEWYRLFGSSSL; the protein is encoded by the exons GCGCACGGGACGACGCACATAGCACCGTCGTTGTGCCGGGTGGTGGCGCTTCTTAGTGCCGTGTGCTGGTGTTGGGTACTGAGAATGGCTGCCGAGATGCCGGACCTGTCGCACCTGACGCCCGAGGAACGGGAGATCATCGAGTCCGTAGTGCACAGGCAAAAACAGGAGGAACAGAAGGAACAGGAAATCATGAG GCGAAAGCAAGAAGAAGTAATTTTATTGGAAGAGAAAATCCGGCAACGCAGTGAACAGCAAAAAAAGGCAGGCGTCGAGTTGGACGCAACTTGTCATATATGCCTGAAGACCAAATTTGCCGACGGTGTCGGACACCTGTGCAACTATTGCGGTATCAGATGTTGTGCCAGGTGTGGTGGCAAGGTTACCCTGCGTTCTAGCAAA GTGATATGGGTGTGCATATTGTGCCGGAAAAAACAAGAGCTTCTCAGCAAGTCTGGGGAATGGATCAACCACGGTATGGCGGCCGCGGGCGGCGACCCGTCCCGACGTTCCGAGGTGTCGTCGCCCTGTATGATGTCGGATAAGAGGCCCAAGCTCGAGAGGGCACACAGCGCAGTGGAAAAGGAGAACGTGCCACTGTTGCAACGGTCCAATAGCCTCCTGCGGCGCCAATACTCCCAACAGGAGCCGTCCAGCCGGAAGGAGCAGGAGCATGGACTGACCGACGAATACTATCGCACA GGCCATGACGATTACTATCGTGGCGGTCAGCTGGAAGGGGTGTCACACAGGACCGGAACCGGCAACCAGTCGTCCAGGTCTTCGCACCACCAGCCTCCGCTGCACCAGTTCGGTCCTGCTGCGGTGGACTGTAAACAGTCGATGATGGGGGGTCGTGGAGGTCCCGGTCCCGTGCCGGTGCGCAAGCACAAAAGGCCCGGGAACACGATGCCCCCCGAACGGCTACACCAGCAGCACCAGCAGCACCAACAGCACCAGCACCAGCACCAACGCATCAGTTTTTCCAGCTCTGAGGAGGAGGAGCTGCGGTCCACGTCTGAGTGCACCAGCTGTGACGAGCACGAAAGCGAAAAAG GAGACGAGGTTTTGGAATGGAATGGTTGTCTATTGCAAGGAAAAACACAAAAAGAAGTCTCAGACATTATTTCAGAATCAAAACATTTGCCACAAATCGAGCTCAAAGTGTCCAGGTCAATACTTCCGAGAAGAGCAAGTTATGGCACTCCAACtaaag CTAAAACGAGTTCAATGG gtTTATATGATTTGCGTAAAGATAAACCTTATGTAATGGTTACTTCACCGGGTAGTCCTGAACATTTGGCTTCAAATCCAGCCCGGGTTTTAAGGGCTTCCAAAAGTGTTAGCGGACCGAATAGTTTACACGTCGGAGGGAAGATacag GTCAAATTAGGTTTTGACCCGCAATCACTGAAGTTGGTCGTAACTATAATGGCCGCTTCAAATCTGTTACCACGGTCTGATGGTTCACCAAGATCAGCATACGCCAAAGTATGCCTTTTACCGGATACAAGTGAAAAATCCAAACGAAGGACTAAAACGATAATGAATTCCACTGATCCTAAATGGaatcaaaatttttcatttacaacTATGAGAAGGTcggatttaaagtttaaagttctTCAAATTTCGTTATGGGATTATGATAACAATCCTACGAATCAATTCCTTGGTGAGGTACTGATCGAATTGGgacttaaaaaattagaaaacttGGCTGAATGGTATCCATTGACTGCACATCAAGAAATAACT ggAGAAGGAGGTATTACAATAGGTGATTATGATATGGAATACTCAGGAGAACACCTGTCTCCACCATCTACATTATCTCGACAATCAGATTCAGATGCTTCGGATGTTGATGATTGCTGTAGCGGACGACGAGTTGGAGCTGATGGCGCATCCATAAGTAGCCTCGGTAGTTCTATAAG CCCACCGCCCGATTATGATCATTTGGATCGGAGAAAAAGTCGTAGAGATATGTCACCATTACAAAAGTCATACGTGTATGGCactacaattgaaaaaaaatatggatacGAAGTCagtttaaaa caGCAGTCCGTACCAATTCGATCTACAACAAGTGTTAGTCATAGATCTAGATCTGCTGCACCGACTGATTCTCCTAGCCAACATTCCAGATCACGATCGAAAAGTCCAACCATGCTCTCCGACAGAAGAAGTTTATCTCCTCCAGATTATAGGTATCCTGGAGGTATTCAGAGCTATAGACAAGGTCCATCAAGGTTCTTAGCTAGGTCAGCAACAGCTACTCCTACATCCACTCCCAAAAAACGTCAACTTCCCCAAATTCCAGGAGCTATGCCTTCTTCTTTAGATGAACGAATTCCATAT tattttgatGACCAAACGTCATCGTTTCGAAGAAGAACGAGACAAGTGCAACCTCGGAGAGTTCAGAGTAGAACAGGAGGCCTTGGTAGATTACACCATTATGGTGGACTAAGTGATAGTGATATACCTATGCAACAACTTCGATCTCTGACACCTCCACACGTTAGAGGATCCATGATGTCCAGAGGAGAAACTGGAGATACTTGTGATATTGATGATAGTGATAGTGTTATCAGCAGTGCTTTATCTACGCAATCTGAACAGCCCAGATCGACGAGATTTTG CTGCTGCAACGCCACCGATTACCGCTACCCATCAACGTCACATTCACCCAGCTGTAGTTTTAGTAAAAGTAGTAGCAAGCGTGATAGTATACATTTGTACCGTTATAATTCATTTCCTGCTGATTATTTTTTACTCCATCCGATAGATAATAGACCGGTTTTAACGGAAAATTCGCCGACTGAAAACccaaaacctttaaaaaaaacacgatttaatttaaatcatctTGATAACCACGATCCTCTTTATGATTCCGATTCGGGGTTGGATATGCTAGGTTTTCAATCACCGACAGAGAGGCAAAGATCCCGTAGGAAAAGAAACCTGACTCTAGATTTAGGCGAATCAGTGTTAGACGTAGTGGGTAGCTATAGTGGCGCTGCTGTAGCGTTTAGTTATGCTTTAACCGACCCTTTAAATGCTATTGTCCATGGCAGTGATTATGGAGCGTCGCACAGTAGATCTGGATCGCAACAATCTCCTGTCATGGCACCAACGACCGATAGCAAGAGGGCTCAATTTTCACGGAGCCTGTCTAATGCTGATGTACAAACAGATAACATAACCG ATTCTGGTAGTTCAGGAAAACGAAGAGGTGATTCGTCTTCCTTAACAGAAAGTGCCGGTAAAAGCTCAGCTTCTGGGACCAACTCTTCCACTTCCGGTATGGGGAAAAAAAGTGCATCAGCTTCTCAATTATCAGCAACCG GGCGCAAGCGTAGGTTAGGTTTTGGTTCGAAAGGAAAATCTTCGTTTACGGTGCACAGAAGTGAAGAAGTGCTGCCTGGGGCAAGTCGCCCCCTCGTCAAACAGCCGTCCAGCGTTTCTAGTGACGGTGAAGCATCCCAAGACGGCGAAAGgttaataat CGCCGGTCAGTCCACTGAGGGTGAAGTGACCACGTTCATTGGTAAACTTGGACCCGGGCAAAAAGTTAGTCGACAAATATTGGGGACTCCATATCGAGGTGACGTTAAAATCGGATTCAATTTTTTCGTAAACTTTATGGAAGTCACTGTTTTTGAAGCCAAGGATCTAATTAATGTTAAGGAAACAAAAACGAAGCTTCCAG ataCATACGTCAAAGTATACCTTGTGAAAGGCAAAAAGTGCGTGGAAAAACATcgtacaaaaacaattaaagagAGCTTGCAACCTAAGTACATGGAAATGCTCAAATTTAAAAGTTCCCCAGCTGGTTGTTTAATCCAG GTGTCGGTGTGGGGAGATTACGGACGCGAAAAAGGGAGAAAAGTGTTTATGGGGGTGGCCGTGATTTATATGGACAGCATAACTACGAGTCCCGGATCGTCATTGACAGAGTGGTACAGACTGTTCGGATCGTCGTCGTTG TGA
- the LOC100165632 gene encoding regulating synaptic membrane exocytosis protein 2 isoform X1, with translation MTALPAHGTTHIAPSLCRVVALLSAVCWCWVLRMAAEMPDLSHLTPEEREIIESVVHRQKQEEQKEQEIMRRKQEEVILLEEKIRQRSEQQKKAGVELDATCHICLKTKFADGVGHLCNYCGIRCCARCGGKVTLRSSKVIWVCILCRKKQELLSKSGEWINHGMAAAGGDPSRRSEVSSPCMMSDKRPKLERAHSAVEKENVPLLQRSNSLLRRQYSQQEPSSRKEQEHGLTDEYYRTGHDDYYRGGQLEGVSHRTGTGNQSSRSSHHQPPLHQFGPAAVDCKQSMMGGRGGPGPVPVRKHKRPGNTMPPERLHQQHQQHQQHQHQHQRISFSSSEEEELRSTSECTSCDEHESEKAIYRKMGTINGPRRKKTVRFDHRNHQTTQQTSKDSGFDTGSSIFTSNDDPIYLGDIKQPMSWQRSPDNKFLIGHMVLNKSVWETPISPSSSAAAMLGLKITGGKFLSATGRRCAIIDRVRKGSTADMEGNLKPGDEVLEWNGCLLQGKTQKEVSDIISESKHLPQIELKVSRSILPRRASYGTPTKAKTSSMGLYDLRKDKPYVMVTSPGSPEHLASNPARVLRASKSVSGPNSLHVGGKIQVKLGFDPQSLKLVVTIMAASNLLPRSDGSPRSAYAKVCLLPDTSEKSKRRTKTIMNSTDPKWNQNFSFTTMRRSDLKFKVLQISLWDYDNNPTNQFLGEVLIELGLKKLENLAEWYPLTAHQEITGEGGITIGDYDMEYSGEHLSPPSTLSRQSDSDASDVDDCCSGRRVGADGASISSLGSSISPPPDYDHLDRRKSRRDMSPLQKSYVYGTTIEKKYGYEVSLKQQSVPIRSTTSVSHRSRSAAPTDSPSQHSRSRSKSPTMLSDRRSLSPPDYRYPGGIQSYRQGPSRFLARSATATPTSTPKKRQLPQIPGAMPSSLDERIPYYFDDQTSSFRRRTRQVQPRRVQSRTGGLGRLHHYGGLSDSDIPMQQLRSLTPPHVRGSMMSRGETGDTCDIDDSDSVISSALSTQSEQPRSTRFCCCNATDYRYPSTSHSPSCSFSKSSSKRDSIHLYRYNSFPADYFLLHPIDNRPVLTENSPTENPKPLKKTRFNLNHLDNHDPLYDSDSGLDMLGFQSPTERQRSRRKRNLTLDLGESVLDVVGSYSGAAVAFSYALTDPLNAIVHGSDYGASHSRSGSQQSPVMAPTTDSKRAQFSRSLSNADVQTDNITDSGSSGKRRGDSSSLTESAGKSSASGTNSSTSGMGKKSASASQLSATGRKRRLGFGSKGKSSFTVHRSEEVLPGASRPLVKQPSSVSSDGEASQDGERLIIAGQSTEGEVTTFIGKLGPGQKVSRQILGTPYRGDVKIGFNFFVNFMEVTVFEAKDLINVKETKTKLPDTYVKVYLVKGKKCVEKHRTKTIKESLQPKYMEMLKFKSSPAGCLIQVSVWGDYGREKGRKVFMGVAVIYMDSITTSPGSSLTEWYRLFGSSSL, from the exons GCGCACGGGACGACGCACATAGCACCGTCGTTGTGCCGGGTGGTGGCGCTTCTTAGTGCCGTGTGCTGGTGTTGGGTACTGAGAATGGCTGCCGAGATGCCGGACCTGTCGCACCTGACGCCCGAGGAACGGGAGATCATCGAGTCCGTAGTGCACAGGCAAAAACAGGAGGAACAGAAGGAACAGGAAATCATGAG GCGAAAGCAAGAAGAAGTAATTTTATTGGAAGAGAAAATCCGGCAACGCAGTGAACAGCAAAAAAAGGCAGGCGTCGAGTTGGACGCAACTTGTCATATATGCCTGAAGACCAAATTTGCCGACGGTGTCGGACACCTGTGCAACTATTGCGGTATCAGATGTTGTGCCAGGTGTGGTGGCAAGGTTACCCTGCGTTCTAGCAAA GTGATATGGGTGTGCATATTGTGCCGGAAAAAACAAGAGCTTCTCAGCAAGTCTGGGGAATGGATCAACCACGGTATGGCGGCCGCGGGCGGCGACCCGTCCCGACGTTCCGAGGTGTCGTCGCCCTGTATGATGTCGGATAAGAGGCCCAAGCTCGAGAGGGCACACAGCGCAGTGGAAAAGGAGAACGTGCCACTGTTGCAACGGTCCAATAGCCTCCTGCGGCGCCAATACTCCCAACAGGAGCCGTCCAGCCGGAAGGAGCAGGAGCATGGACTGACCGACGAATACTATCGCACA GGCCATGACGATTACTATCGTGGCGGTCAGCTGGAAGGGGTGTCACACAGGACCGGAACCGGCAACCAGTCGTCCAGGTCTTCGCACCACCAGCCTCCGCTGCACCAGTTCGGTCCTGCTGCGGTGGACTGTAAACAGTCGATGATGGGGGGTCGTGGAGGTCCCGGTCCCGTGCCGGTGCGCAAGCACAAAAGGCCCGGGAACACGATGCCCCCCGAACGGCTACACCAGCAGCACCAGCAGCACCAACAGCACCAGCACCAGCACCAACGCATCAGTTTTTCCAGCTCTGAGGAGGAGGAGCTGCGGTCCACGTCTGAGTGCACCAGCTGTGACGAGCACGAAAGCGAAAAAG CAATTTACCGCAAGATGGGTACCATTAATGGACCGAGGCGAAAGAAAACTGTGCGATTCGACCACCGAAACCATCAAACGACACAACAAACGTCCAAAGACTCCGGATTTGACACCGGCAGTTCGATATTCACGTCCAATGATGACCCAATATACCTCGGCGACATTAAG CAACCGATGTCGTGGCAACGGAGCCCCGATAACAAGTTCTTGATAGGTCACATGGTGCTTAACAAGTCTGTTTGGGAGACCCCGATCAGCCCGTCTTCCAGCGCGGCCGCCATGTTGGGCCTGAAAATCACCGGCGGCAAATTCCTGTCGGCCACCGGAAGGAGATGCGCGATTATCGATCGCGTCCGGAAAGGCAGTACAGCTGACATGGAGGGAAATTTGAAACCGG GAGACGAGGTTTTGGAATGGAATGGTTGTCTATTGCAAGGAAAAACACAAAAAGAAGTCTCAGACATTATTTCAGAATCAAAACATTTGCCACAAATCGAGCTCAAAGTGTCCAGGTCAATACTTCCGAGAAGAGCAAGTTATGGCACTCCAACtaaag CTAAAACGAGTTCAATGG gtTTATATGATTTGCGTAAAGATAAACCTTATGTAATGGTTACTTCACCGGGTAGTCCTGAACATTTGGCTTCAAATCCAGCCCGGGTTTTAAGGGCTTCCAAAAGTGTTAGCGGACCGAATAGTTTACACGTCGGAGGGAAGATacag GTCAAATTAGGTTTTGACCCGCAATCACTGAAGTTGGTCGTAACTATAATGGCCGCTTCAAATCTGTTACCACGGTCTGATGGTTCACCAAGATCAGCATACGCCAAAGTATGCCTTTTACCGGATACAAGTGAAAAATCCAAACGAAGGACTAAAACGATAATGAATTCCACTGATCCTAAATGGaatcaaaatttttcatttacaacTATGAGAAGGTcggatttaaagtttaaagttctTCAAATTTCGTTATGGGATTATGATAACAATCCTACGAATCAATTCCTTGGTGAGGTACTGATCGAATTGGgacttaaaaaattagaaaacttGGCTGAATGGTATCCATTGACTGCACATCAAGAAATAACT ggAGAAGGAGGTATTACAATAGGTGATTATGATATGGAATACTCAGGAGAACACCTGTCTCCACCATCTACATTATCTCGACAATCAGATTCAGATGCTTCGGATGTTGATGATTGCTGTAGCGGACGACGAGTTGGAGCTGATGGCGCATCCATAAGTAGCCTCGGTAGTTCTATAAG CCCACCGCCCGATTATGATCATTTGGATCGGAGAAAAAGTCGTAGAGATATGTCACCATTACAAAAGTCATACGTGTATGGCactacaattgaaaaaaaatatggatacGAAGTCagtttaaaa caGCAGTCCGTACCAATTCGATCTACAACAAGTGTTAGTCATAGATCTAGATCTGCTGCACCGACTGATTCTCCTAGCCAACATTCCAGATCACGATCGAAAAGTCCAACCATGCTCTCCGACAGAAGAAGTTTATCTCCTCCAGATTATAGGTATCCTGGAGGTATTCAGAGCTATAGACAAGGTCCATCAAGGTTCTTAGCTAGGTCAGCAACAGCTACTCCTACATCCACTCCCAAAAAACGTCAACTTCCCCAAATTCCAGGAGCTATGCCTTCTTCTTTAGATGAACGAATTCCATAT tattttgatGACCAAACGTCATCGTTTCGAAGAAGAACGAGACAAGTGCAACCTCGGAGAGTTCAGAGTAGAACAGGAGGCCTTGGTAGATTACACCATTATGGTGGACTAAGTGATAGTGATATACCTATGCAACAACTTCGATCTCTGACACCTCCACACGTTAGAGGATCCATGATGTCCAGAGGAGAAACTGGAGATACTTGTGATATTGATGATAGTGATAGTGTTATCAGCAGTGCTTTATCTACGCAATCTGAACAGCCCAGATCGACGAGATTTTG CTGCTGCAACGCCACCGATTACCGCTACCCATCAACGTCACATTCACCCAGCTGTAGTTTTAGTAAAAGTAGTAGCAAGCGTGATAGTATACATTTGTACCGTTATAATTCATTTCCTGCTGATTATTTTTTACTCCATCCGATAGATAATAGACCGGTTTTAACGGAAAATTCGCCGACTGAAAACccaaaacctttaaaaaaaacacgatttaatttaaatcatctTGATAACCACGATCCTCTTTATGATTCCGATTCGGGGTTGGATATGCTAGGTTTTCAATCACCGACAGAGAGGCAAAGATCCCGTAGGAAAAGAAACCTGACTCTAGATTTAGGCGAATCAGTGTTAGACGTAGTGGGTAGCTATAGTGGCGCTGCTGTAGCGTTTAGTTATGCTTTAACCGACCCTTTAAATGCTATTGTCCATGGCAGTGATTATGGAGCGTCGCACAGTAGATCTGGATCGCAACAATCTCCTGTCATGGCACCAACGACCGATAGCAAGAGGGCTCAATTTTCACGGAGCCTGTCTAATGCTGATGTACAAACAGATAACATAACCG ATTCTGGTAGTTCAGGAAAACGAAGAGGTGATTCGTCTTCCTTAACAGAAAGTGCCGGTAAAAGCTCAGCTTCTGGGACCAACTCTTCCACTTCCGGTATGGGGAAAAAAAGTGCATCAGCTTCTCAATTATCAGCAACCG GGCGCAAGCGTAGGTTAGGTTTTGGTTCGAAAGGAAAATCTTCGTTTACGGTGCACAGAAGTGAAGAAGTGCTGCCTGGGGCAAGTCGCCCCCTCGTCAAACAGCCGTCCAGCGTTTCTAGTGACGGTGAAGCATCCCAAGACGGCGAAAGgttaataat CGCCGGTCAGTCCACTGAGGGTGAAGTGACCACGTTCATTGGTAAACTTGGACCCGGGCAAAAAGTTAGTCGACAAATATTGGGGACTCCATATCGAGGTGACGTTAAAATCGGATTCAATTTTTTCGTAAACTTTATGGAAGTCACTGTTTTTGAAGCCAAGGATCTAATTAATGTTAAGGAAACAAAAACGAAGCTTCCAG ataCATACGTCAAAGTATACCTTGTGAAAGGCAAAAAGTGCGTGGAAAAACATcgtacaaaaacaattaaagagAGCTTGCAACCTAAGTACATGGAAATGCTCAAATTTAAAAGTTCCCCAGCTGGTTGTTTAATCCAG GTGTCGGTGTGGGGAGATTACGGACGCGAAAAAGGGAGAAAAGTGTTTATGGGGGTGGCCGTGATTTATATGGACAGCATAACTACGAGTCCCGGATCGTCATTGACAGAGTGGTACAGACTGTTCGGATCGTCGTCGTTG TGA